GGACGTCACATTTCTCGTGTCCGGCGAATCCTTCGCTGCGCACAAGCTCATCCTCGCTGCAAGGTCCCCTGTCTTCATGGCCGAGTTCTTTGGAAACATGAAGGAGAAGTGCTCGCAGAGTGTGGAGATCGAGGACATGGAGGCTGACGTGTTCAAGGCCCTTCTTAAGTTCATCTACACCGACACTGTGCCGGAATTCAGACATCAGGCGGAGGTGGATGCGGAGGCCGTCTACACTGACTCTGTTCCAGAGTTCGAACAACAGGAGGAGGTGGATGCGGAGGCGGCGACGGTGATGGCTCAGCATCTGCTTGCTGCTGCTGACAGGTATGGACTGGACAGGCTCAAGCTCATCTGCGCCCGCGAGCTCTCTGGTGGCATCAACATCGACACGGCAGCGACAGCTTTGGCTTTAGCCGAGCAGCACAACTGCCCGGAGCTAAAGGCGACGTGTGCTGATTTCATTATCAGAACCTCTGCCACTCTTGATGCCGTGTTGGCGACGGAGGGGTTTAAGCACCTCGAGGAAAGCTGCCCACTGGTGGTGATTGACCTTCTCAAGTCCGCGCGAGGAAGAAAAACTTGAAGCATATCTTGGAGTCGTGGGGCCAAGATTTGATAGTCCATGGTATTGTATCTGTTTGAAGTCTAGT
This sequence is a window from Aegilops tauschii subsp. strangulata cultivar AL8/78 chromosome 7, Aet v6.0, whole genome shotgun sequence. Protein-coding genes within it:
- the LOC109747905 gene encoding BTB/POZ and MATH domain-containing protein 1, whose translation is MEKACTNLTDVVRSVRLLKIKGYSLTRDISSDHCFKSRWNVDGYEWEIRIYPRSRESNHVNGRCVALHLIFLSEARMGAVRTTLRCCLVDPRGIFKPSREDRRSLTFRKPQDTSYTVILMEKDEFEASGYVKDDSFTVQCTLDVLKELPDATAPLKELHLPSCNLHLQFAQLLQSETGADVTFLVSGESFAAHKLILAARSPVFMAEFFGNMKEKCSQSVEIEDMEADVFKALLKFIYTDTVPEFRHQAEVDAEAVYTDSVPEFEQQEEVDAEAATVMAQHLLAAADRYGLDRLKLICARELSGGINIDTAATALALAEQHNCPELKATCADFIIRTSATLDAVLATEGFKHLEESCPLVVIDLLKSARGRKT